In the Anaerolineae bacterium genome, ATCCTCTTCGCGTGGGAGCGCTTTCTATGCACCAGCCTTTGGATTTCCAGTCTATCATCTTCACCCTGCAGCGCTTTTGGGCCGAGCAGGGCTGCCTGATCGGGCAGCCTTATCACACCGAGGTGGGCGCGGGCACGATGAACCCGGCCACTTTCCTGCGCGTGCTCGGCCCCGAGCCCTGGAATGTGGCTTATGTGGAGCCGTCCATCCGTCCCGACGATGGACGCTACGGTGAGAACCCCAATCGCCTGCAGATGCATTACCAGTTCCAGGTCATCCTCAAGCCCGACCCGGGAAACCCCCAGGAACTCTACCTCAAGTCCCTGGAAGCCTTGGGTATCGACCCCAAAGTCCATGACATCCGCTTCGTAGAGGACAACTGGGAGAGCCCCGCCCTGGGCGCCTGGGGCCTGGGCTGGGAGGTGTGGCTGAACGGCCTGGAAATCACCCAGTTCACTTACTTTCAGCAGGCGGGCGGCCAGGTGCTCGACCCTGTGGCCGTGGAGATCACCTACGGCCTGGAGCGCATTGCCATGGCGCTGCAGCGGGTGCGCGATTTCAAGGCTATTCAATGGAATGAGCAGCGCACCTACGGCGATCTGCACTTGCAGAACGAGCAAGAGTTCAGCAAGTATAGTTTCGAGTTGGCCGATGTGAAGCGCCTGCGGGAACTTTACCATATCTACGAAGCCGAAGCCGAGCGCTGTTTGGACGAGGGGCTGGTCATGCCGGCCCATGATTATGTGCTCAAGTGCTCCCACACTTTCAACATCCTGGACACCCGTGGGGCCATCGGTGTGACCGAGCGGCAGGGATACTTCCGCCGGATGCGCGACTTGGCCCGCAAGGTGGCCGCAGCCTATACGGCCCAGCGTGAGGATTTGGGCCATCCTTGGGGTTGCGCCGACAGCCAGGCGGCCTACAGCCCGCCTCAGGTCCCCGCCCCGCCTCCGCCGCCCGACGAGCCGGCCGACTTCTTGCTGGAGATCGGCACCGAGGAACTGCCGCCCGCCGAACTGGACGCCGCGCTGAGCCAACTGCGCCAGGCCGTGCCCGCGCTGCTGGAACGCCTGCGCCTGGAGCACGGCGAGGTGCGCGTGTTGGGCACGCCGCGCCGTCTGGTGGTCCATGTGCGTGACCTGGCCCCGCGCCAGCCGGATCGGGAGTTGGTGGTCAAAGGGCCGCCGGCCGACCGCGCTTTCGACGCCGAGGGCAACCCCACCCGTGCCGCGCAGGGCTTCGCCCGCAGCAAGGGCGTGGCCGTGGAGGACTTGGAAATCCGCGAGATGGACGGCGGGCGCTATGTAGTCGCCGTGGTGCGCGAGCAGGGGCGCCCGACCACCGAAGTCCTGGCCGAGGCCCTGCCCCACCTGCTCGCCGACCTGCGTTTTGCCAAGACCATGCGGTGGAACGCCTCGCGGGTGGCCTTCTCCCGCCCCATCCGCTGGTTGCTGGCTCTGCTGGGCGATCGCGTCGTGCCTTTCGCCTACGCCGGGCTAGTCAGCGGGAAGGCCACGCGCGGGCTGCGCTTCCTGGAACCCGAGACGCTGACCGTGGCCGACCCCGCTGCCTACTTTGATACGCTGGAGTCCCAGGGGATTGTGCCGGACCCCGAGGAGCGCCGACAGCGCATCTGGACCCAGGTGACCGCGCTGGCCGCCCAGGTGGGAGGTGCCGTCCCCGAAGATGAGGCCCTGTTGGCCGAGGTAACCCATTTGGTGGAGGCCCCCACGGCGCTGCGCGGCGCCTTTGAGGAGGAGTATCTCGACCTGCCTCGTGAGGTGCTCATCGCGGTGATGAAGAAGCACCAGCGCTATTTCCCGGTGGAGAAGGATGGTCGTTTGCTGCCCTATTTCATCACCGTGGCGAATAAACCGGATCTCTCCCCACCCCCGACCGCCTCGGGCGGTCACCCCCTCCTCTCCCTTAGCAAAGGAGGGGAGGGGGATGGGGGGAGGGGAGAGATCCCCTTCCAGGCTATCATCCAAGGCAACGAGGACGTCATCCGCGCCCGTTTCGCCGACGCGGCGTACTTCGTGCACGAGGACCGCAAGCACAAACTGGAGGACTTCCTCCCCAAGTTGAAGACGCTCACTTTCCAGGCCGACCTGGGCTCCATGTGGGACAAGACCCAGCGCATTTGGGCGCTGGTGGACGACCTGGCTCCGCTGCTCGGCCTGGACGCTGACGAGCAGGCCACGGCCCGCCGTGCCGCCGAACTGTGCAAAGCCGATTTGGCCACCAACATGGTGGTCGAGATGACCTCGCTTCAGGGCATCATGGGGCGCTACTACGCCCTGTGGGGCGGTGAGCCGGAGGCGGTGGCTCAGGCTATCTATGAGCACTACTTGCCGCGCTTCACCGGCGACGAAGTGCCGCAGAGCAAGCCTGGCTTGGCGGTGGGCCTGGCTGACCGTCTGGATACCCTGATGGGGCTGTTCGCCGCCGGGCTGGCGCCCACAGGGGCCAAGGACCCCTTTGGCCAACGCCGCACGGCCCTGGGCCTGGTGCAGACTCTGCTGGCCTGGGACCTGGACTTCGACCTGCGCGCCGGCCTGGAGACGGCGGCCCGCCATCTGCCCATCGAGGCGAGCGAGGTAGCCCGTCAGGAAGCCCTGGCCTTCATCGTGGAGCGGTTGCGCCATTTGCTGTTGGAACAGGGGTATCGCCACGATGTGGTGGACGCTGTGCTGGCCGCCCAGGGGTACAATCCGGCCCGCGCGGCCCGCGCCGTGCGCCAACTGAGCATCTGGGTGCAGCGGGAGGGTTGGGCGCGCATCCTGCCCGCCTATGCCCGCTGCGTGCGCATCACCCGCGACCAGGTCCAACGCTACGAGGTGCAGCCTGAGGCCTTCGTGGAGGAGGCCGAGGGGGCGCTGTGGCAAGCGCTGCAACAGGCCGAGGCCGCCCCGCGCCAACCCGGCTCAGTGGACGACTTCTTCGCCGCCTTCTTGCCCCTGATCCCGGCCATCGAACGCTTCTTCGAGGAAGTCCTCGTCATGGCCGAAGACGAGAGGCTTCGCCGCAACCGGTTGGGGCTGTTGCAGCGCATCGCCGCGCTGGCCGACGGCGTGGCCGATTTGAGCCGGTTGGAAGGTTTCTGAAGCCAGGCGTGCAACTCAACGGGGCGCAGCCGGAAACGCTGCGCCCCGTTTTTTGTTCCAAGGTAGCCGGACGGGCCCCCTGTGGAAGCGCCCGCCCTCCTGACGCTTTCCTGACGTCAGGCGAACATGATGAAAGCGTTCCTTATCTTCGCCTCAGGAGGGTGCTATGGAGAGACGTTTTCGTTTTTGGGGTCTGGTGGCGGGGCTAGCTGTGCTGAGCGTGGTCGCCCTGGCCTGGGTGCGTTGGGAATGGGTCTAGGAGGGAGTGCAGCGTTACCCGGCTGTGTTCCTGGCGTTTCATCAGTCCGTGTTGGGCACTCCGCCGGAGCGTTTTCTTTGGCAGGCCTGGGCCGATGGCGGCCTGAAGCAACCGGACATGATGGATTACCACGACCAGTACGCCCGCGCCCCCAGGCCGGTGTGCCCTATCCCAACCAGCAGGACTTCCCCATCAGGGGCCTGGCCCGGATGGACAACACCTGCCGGGCAGCCTTTGGCTTTCAGCCGACCGGGATGGAACCCTGTCTGTGTCGCAACAATGTCACGGCACCCGTTTGCCCGCAGCTCGCAGAGCCGCCCATGGCAGGATGCGTGCAGACCCCTGATAGGCTCTGGCAGTGTGTGCAGGGCGGCGAACTGGCGCAGCAGGTGTACTGCCGGTGGGATAAGGAACTCTGCCAGTGGAGTTGTCGCCCCACTCCATTGTGTGAGCCACCGGTTCTCGTACCGCCTCCGACGGGCATGGAGAGTGGCTCGACCTCTGGGGCCGTGGTTCTCATCCCCATTCCGGATTGGAGCGGGGGAATCCCTCTTCCGCCGGGAGTGGAGCCCGTTCAGATTGCCTTTGGGGCGATGGACATCCTGCGCTCCCAGGCGGACGGTCAGACGACGCAATGCACCTGGAACCCCAACCTGTGTCGGTGGCAGTGCAACGATGTGTGTTTGACCATCCCTGAAGCGCCTCGGCCTGATTGCACTTATCAGGGAAACGATACCTGGCTGTGCGACGATGGCGTGTCTACGCGGACGACCTATCGCTGGAATCAGGAGACCTGTCAGTGGGATACCGAATCCGAGGCGTATTGCCCTGCCCTTCGAGAGACCCCCGATGCGTACCCCGAACTCCTGCAAGCAGACCGACGCCGGGGTGTGGAAGTGTACGCACTACACCGATACCGGAGTTTATGTGCTGCGCTACAGGTGGGATGAGAAGAAGTGCGAGTGGGAGCAGGGCCTGCTGTGCTCCCGTGATCCGCGTGAAACCTGCTCCTACGATACCGAGGACACCACGGGACACCCCTGGTTCTGCTCAGGCAGCAGTGCGAGTGGGATTCCAATCAGTGCCGTTACCGCTGCTGGGAGCCGAAAACGCAACCCAAACCCAAAGAGGATCAGCCAGTTTGTCAGGTGGAGGCATATTGCTCTCTGTTCGGCAGGAAGGCGGAACAGAGCCCGCGAGTCCCCCTTTGGGCGGGCCAATCTCTGCGTGGAACTCCAGGGCTTTTTAGGTTTGAGCCTTATCCCGGCGAGGCGGGTGGAATCTCCTCCGCTCCCCCCCGGCTCAGCAGGGCGAAGCGTGGGGAGGGTTCTTCAGCCCGTCCTGGGCCTTCATCTCTGGAGTGCGAGAATACGAAAAAGCTCTGGTGGAACCCCGTGTTCCAGGGAAGAAAGAAGGCAGAAGGGTTTATAATAGTGCTCCCAGACCATCCAGGGAGGTGTGCTATGCGGAAGTTCTTCGCTTTTCTCAGCGGAACGCTGACCGGCGCGGCGGTGGGAGCGGTGATGGCCCTCCTGTTGGCCCCTGCGCCCGGGGAGGAGTTGCGCGAGCAGGCGTTACAGCGGATGGCATCCTTGCGTCAGGAAATTCGCGAGGCAGCCGCGGCGCGGCGGGCTGAGTTGGAGGCCGAGTTGGCCCGGTTGCGAGGCCAGGGAACATCCCTGGCAGAGTAAAGGCCAACGCGGTGGGGATTTCCCCACCGCGTTGTTTGTCATCACGGGGTGCTCAGCATGAGGCGATAGGAGGCTGGCTGCCGGGTGAAGCGCGTGGTCCCGCTGACCACCAGGATCACTTCTTCGTAGTCGCTTCCGTTCAGGGTGATGGAAACGCGTTGGGTGGCGTCGGGCTTCAGGTAGCGCACCTCGGTCTCCCCGTGCCGGGGCTTCAGGATCAGCGCCAGACCGTAGCGTTGCGGCAAGGCGTTGTAGAGCCGCACGAAGCCCTGGGCCTCCCAGCCGTCTTCGCCCTCCTCGAAGTCGTTCAGCTCGCCCAGTTCGGGGATGGCAATGTCGTCCACCAGGAACCCGGTGCGATTGACGGCGGCGTCGGTGATGTACTCGAAGCGGATCCACACCGGCCCGCCGCTGTAGGCAGATAGGTCTACGGTTTCCTGAATCCATTGGGGGGAGGGGCCGCCTCCGGAGGGGCCGGTATAGCCCCATCCCCGGTTGCTCCCCGTGGGGTCGGCGTCGGTGCCCGAGGGGGTGTGAAGGATTTCCCAGGTCTGGCCGTCCCGCGAGGCTTCTACATAGACATAGTCGTAGTCCTGCTCGATGTCGAACCAGGTCCAGTAGGTGAGGGTGGCCGACGACAGCCCGGAAAGGTCGTACCGGCGGGTGAGGGTCATATCTGATTCGTCGCCGTAGTTGCTCCAAAAGGCATAATCACCGGAGTGGGGTTGGGTGGGTACCACGGGGACCGTGGCCGAACCCTGGAAGATGAGGGTGAATGGCTCGTTGCAGTCCAGTTGGATATAGTCCACGCCGTATTGGTGCACGGTTCCGGTCCAGGTGGTGTTGCATTCGCCTAAGATCTCCGTGGGGGCGAAGAAGGGCAGGTCGTCAACGACATTGCGGTAGCCGTAACGTCCCTGGTCGAGGCCGGCGTCCTGGAGGTAATTGGCGATGACCCAGTCGAGGAAGACCTGATCGGCGTTGTAAGGCGCGCCCAGGTTGTGCAGCACCTCATCCACGCTGGTCATGCCGTTGGCCGGGTCGGCCACCAGGGCGCGGGTGGCCTGCTCGCCAAAGTGGTCGAGGAAGTAGGCGACGAAGAGATAGGCCGCACCGTAGTGGGGCAGCGTGTCGCTATCGGCGGGGTCCGGCCAGGCGGTCAGTTGGATGTCCGGGTCGAAGGCGTAACGGTATTCAAAGCCGCTGGTGCGCACCCCGTTGAGTTGGGCGGCCAGTTCGGAGAAGCCTTCGTTGAGCCAGGTGCTTTCGTTGCGGTCACGATACCAGTGGATCATGTGCTGGAATTCGTGGGCCAGGACACCTTTCATCTCTTCGCCGCCCAGTTTCAAGTTGTCGGCGCTGAGCATGAAGGCCTCATGGGCGTTGGAGTATTCCTGCACCCCGGGGGGCAGTTCGTCCGCCGAGGAGAAGTAGCCGGCGATGGAGGAGCCCAGCCCGTAGGCGTAGATGATGTAAATGTGCGGGTCGCCGTCGATCCCTGGGGTCCACTCACTGCCGAAGAACGCGCGGTTGGTGGGGTAGATGTGCTTCTCAAAGAAACGCGCCACGGCCTGGGCATCGCGCTGGCGGTAGGAGACCCGCGTGTCCACCCAGAGGTAAACATGGGGTTCGGCGGCGGCCAGTTCGGCTTCGATTTGGGTGCTCTGGCGGGTGTCTTCGTTGGTGATCCAAAAGGTGGCGCGGTCGCCCACCTGATAGGTGGGAGGAGATGCTGGGGTGTTCCAGACGATGGTCTTGTGTTCCAGGCGTTGGGCTAGATCCACAGGGTCGTTTTCGGGGACCAGGATGTGGGCCAAGGTGTCCAGCATGGCCATGGCCTTGTCCTGGGCCTCCGGCGAGGGGGTGAAGACCAGCGCTGGGGTAGGGGTGGGCAGGCCAGGCGCTGCGGGGGAGGCGATAGGGGAAGACGAAGGAGTGCCCGGTGGCGCGAAGGGGTTCTGGTAGAGCGCCCAGGCGCCCAGGGCGCATCCGCCGATGAGGCAGAGCATCCCACTGAAAAGGACGAAAGCCAACACACAGGCGCTACGCTTGTTCATGGGCGTTTTCCTTTGAGGCAGGGCTGGCACTCAACGCCAGGATGGTGCCCAGGCTGAGCCAGACCTGGGGGCTGGTGAGGGAATCCTGGGTGAACCAGTAGAGAAGAATGGTCACCACGATCCAGAGGGAGGCGATGCCCAGCAGACGATGGGCGCGTCCGGATTGCGTCCACCAAAAGAGACTGCGTCCGATGGTGTGGAGCACAAAGGCCATAAAGGCCAGAAAGCCCAGCAGGCCGGTTTCGGCCAGCAGGCGCACGTACATGTCCTTGGGGTTGAGGAAGACGCGATGCACAGGCGCGATGTGACGGGCGATCTCAGGGAGCATGGTGCGCGACCACTCGGGCAGCAGGTCGTAAATCGAGAAGCCGCTGGCCCCTAAACCCACGCCCAGCCAGGGGTGACGCTCCAACAGGCTGGCGGCGGCCCACGCATAAGCCAGTCGTGGCCCGGCGTAGATGTCCACGATGTAGCCCACCCAGGTCTTCCCGGGCTTGAGATGAAAGAGGGCGGCGAAGTAGTTGATTTGCATCAGCCAGGCGAACCCTGCAGCCAGGAGCAGCGCGACGGCGGCCGCCCCGCCCAGCACACGAGGCCAGGCGCGGCGCAAAAAATCTGCGCTGAGGCGCTGGCGGCCCCAGAGCAGCAGGCTGAGGAGGCTCACGCTGGCCCCGGCGACCAGGGTGACCAGAATCCCGCTGCGGGAGATGGTGAAAAGCAGGAGGAAACCGGCCCACACCAGCAGCAGGGCTTCGAGCCACCAGTGACGCAGCAGGCGCTTTCCGCTCAGGAGGGCCGCCGCCAGCCAGGGGATGTAGAGGATGACCAGTTGTTCGGCGAACCAGGAAGGCTCATAGGCCATGCCGGAGATGCGCCGGGGGAGCAGCCCGTTGATGGAGAAGGTGCGCTGCATGCGGCTCAGGGTGTCGGTCGGCAGGATATGCCCGCGGATGGCGGCCACCTGCAGCGTGCCCCAAATCGCGGCCACCAGAAAGCCGGCGTAGAGCCAGCGCAGGGCCCAGAAAAGGTCCGCCTCACTTTCGTAGGCCCAAAGGGCCCCGACGAGGAAGGCCAGGCCGATGGCGAAACTGAGCCAGGCCCGGAGCGCCCGGTGGCCGTAGGTGATGCCGAAAAGAGGCGGGGGGTTGAGCAGCCAGCCGTGGGCGGTGCTGAGGAGGGCGATGAGGGCAAACACCCCCAGGGGGACCAGGTTGCTCAGCCAGCGGAACCGCCGCTCGCGCAGGATGCGCAGCCCGGCGAGGAGCAGATACGGCGCGAGGGGGAGGAAAGCCAGCGGTTTGACCTGGGTGGTGCCGAAGAAATCGGGATAGTAGCGAAAACTGGTCACGGGTAGGGTGAAAAGCACCAATCCCCAGAGGAGTTTTTCCGCCCGGCGTCCTCCTGACCAGTTCCCAGGGCGTTTAGTGGTCATGGCTCGGTCTCCCAAACCCCAGGGCCCAGCCCAGGGCCAGGACGAGGCCGGCCAGGGCCCCAGTGAGGGTGTAGGCCGCCAGGGGGCTGCGGCGTTCCACGGGCAGGTGCTCGGCCTGGGCGAAAAAGACTTCGATGTAAGGCGAGATGCCCCCAGAGGCCTCTTCCAGGGCGGCGATGTCCTTTTGAAGGGTGGTTTGGCGTTCGTCCAGAACCCGTAACTTCGCCTCGCATTCCGTTGGCGGGGGCGTTGAGGCGCATTGTTGATGCCATTGTTCCTGCTGCTTTCCCACCTCGGCCAGGGCCGCGCGTTTGGTGAGCAGCGCCAGGGCGATGCCCACCCGCTGGCGGACCTCATCGGTGAAGGCTTGGGCCCAGGCGCGAGCCAGTCGCGTCGCCGCAGGCGCATCCCGGGCGATGACCCAGAAGTGCCAGCGGCCATCGTGTTCGTCGCGCAGGATGAACTGGCCCTGACGCCAGGCGGGGTCCAAAGGCGTTTTGGCATAGGTGGCGGTTCTTTCCAGCACCGCGTCGCTCCAGGCCAGGGCTTCGAGTTTCTTGTTTTCGCGGGCCAGGAACTCGAACATCTCGCGGTCGGTGTCGGTGGGCCAGGCCTCTTCCATGTTGTAGTCCACGATGACCTCGGCCTGGGCGCGGTAGGGCGGAGGGGCCAGACGATAGACCACGGCCCCCAGCAACGCGCCCAATAGGCCGGCCACGATCCACAAACGCCAGGCTTGCAGCACCGTGGCCCAGTCTTCCAGAGAGGGGGGCTGAAGCAGCCGCTGTTTCCAGGTCATGGTGACGCTCCCGAATCGAGATGAGGCGGGGTGAATCGCCGCCAGGCGCGGTAACGCAGCCAGAGAGGGCCTAAGGCGCGGCGGAGGAGGTATTTGGCCGCCAGGACGGAGAACCAGGATCCCCCTTCGCGGAAATGCACCCGCAGCATTTCGGGCCAGCAGCGGTCGTCGTCCTTGAGGGTCTTGGCGTCGCCGTGGATGCGGAAGTTGGCCCACACCCGCGGCACATAGAGCAGCTGGCTGACTTTGGCCATCCTGACCCACAGGTCGTAGTCCATGGCGAAATAGAAGGAAGGGTCCAGCGGCCCTACCTGACGCCAGAGGGCGGCGCGGAAGAAGGCCGCCTGCTGAGGGATATGCACATACCCCCGGCGCA is a window encoding:
- the glyS gene encoding glycine--tRNA ligase subunit beta — encoded protein: MHQPLDFQSIIFTLQRFWAEQGCLIGQPYHTEVGAGTMNPATFLRVLGPEPWNVAYVEPSIRPDDGRYGENPNRLQMHYQFQVILKPDPGNPQELYLKSLEALGIDPKVHDIRFVEDNWESPALGAWGLGWEVWLNGLEITQFTYFQQAGGQVLDPVAVEITYGLERIAMALQRVRDFKAIQWNEQRTYGDLHLQNEQEFSKYSFELADVKRLRELYHIYEAEAERCLDEGLVMPAHDYVLKCSHTFNILDTRGAIGVTERQGYFRRMRDLARKVAAAYTAQREDLGHPWGCADSQAAYSPPQVPAPPPPPDEPADFLLEIGTEELPPAELDAALSQLRQAVPALLERLRLEHGEVRVLGTPRRLVVHVRDLAPRQPDRELVVKGPPADRAFDAEGNPTRAAQGFARSKGVAVEDLEIREMDGGRYVVAVVREQGRPTTEVLAEALPHLLADLRFAKTMRWNASRVAFSRPIRWLLALLGDRVVPFAYAGLVSGKATRGLRFLEPETLTVADPAAYFDTLESQGIVPDPEERRQRIWTQVTALAAQVGGAVPEDEALLAEVTHLVEAPTALRGAFEEEYLDLPREVLIAVMKKHQRYFPVEKDGRLLPYFITVANKPDLSPPPTASGGHPLLSLSKGGEGDGGRGEIPFQAIIQGNEDVIRARFADAAYFVHEDRKHKLEDFLPKLKTLTFQADLGSMWDKTQRIWALVDDLAPLLGLDADEQATARRAAELCKADLATNMVVEMTSLQGIMGRYYALWGGEPEAVAQAIYEHYLPRFTGDEVPQSKPGLAVGLADRLDTLMGLFAAGLAPTGAKDPFGQRRTALGLVQTLLAWDLDFDLRAGLETAARHLPIEASEVARQEALAFIVERLRHLLLEQGYRHDVVDAVLAAQGYNPARAARAVRQLSIWVQREGWARILPAYARCVRITRDQVQRYEVQPEAFVEEAEGALWQALQQAEAAPRQPGSVDDFFAAFLPLIPAIERFFEEVLVMAEDERLRRNRLGLLQRIAALADGVADLSRLEGF
- a CDS encoding YtxH domain-containing protein, which produces MRKFFAFLSGTLTGAAVGAVMALLLAPAPGEELREQALQRMASLRQEIREAAAARRAELEAELARLRGQGTSLAE